The Exiguobacterium mexicanum genome includes a window with the following:
- the ftsA gene encoding cell division protein FtsA, producing MEANGYVAALDIGTSEIKLVVGELLGGTLNILAEGCAPSAGVKRGAVVDIDKTVQAIKQAVEHAEAALGDQIRSVYVAIEGEHIQIAPCHGIASVKREDQEITDTDVIEVINSAQVMRLPDEMSVIDVIPSSFTVDQQTGVVDPRGMLGYRLEMHGKMVTGSKTILHSIRRSIERAGLKLEGFVLGNLALGMSAASVDEIDLGIGLIDIGHEKTTVSVFYRGDLVYSYILPVGGDHMTRDLVYKLNCKYQDAKVAKEEYGLALEEMADASEGFSFTNINGEVTFEPQAEISYVLEARIEEMFTLVLNRVQKVGVPTLSGGYLLCGGAAALPGIQELATRVMGQTTRLYQPSSIGVRHPKYATAVGVLKYVLMSDHHVSKSRLEKPEERVTVTKPDGTMPNDHDHEHDVDLERDDRETKNGFGRLMEKLFGV from the coding sequence TTGGAAGCGAATGGTTATGTGGCCGCATTGGATATAGGAACGTCAGAAATTAAGCTCGTCGTGGGTGAATTACTCGGGGGAACGCTTAACATTTTGGCGGAGGGGTGTGCCCCGTCTGCAGGAGTAAAACGTGGCGCCGTCGTCGACATCGATAAGACGGTTCAAGCCATCAAACAAGCCGTCGAACATGCCGAAGCGGCACTCGGTGATCAAATTCGGTCGGTATATGTTGCCATCGAAGGGGAACATATCCAAATCGCCCCATGTCACGGAATCGCGTCGGTCAAACGAGAAGACCAAGAAATCACGGATACAGACGTCATCGAAGTCATCAACTCGGCGCAAGTCATGCGCTTGCCGGACGAGATGAGCGTCATCGATGTGATCCCGTCGTCATTCACGGTCGATCAACAGACAGGTGTCGTCGATCCTCGGGGAATGCTCGGCTATCGTTTAGAGATGCACGGGAAGATGGTAACTGGTTCGAAGACGATTTTACATAGCATTCGTCGCTCCATCGAACGAGCGGGTCTGAAACTCGAAGGGTTCGTCCTCGGCAACTTGGCACTCGGTATGAGCGCGGCATCTGTCGACGAAATCGATCTTGGTATCGGATTGATCGATATCGGACATGAAAAGACAACCGTCTCTGTCTTCTATCGGGGCGACCTTGTCTACTCATATATCCTTCCTGTCGGAGGCGATCATATGACACGCGACTTGGTTTACAAGCTCAACTGTAAATACCAGGACGCCAAAGTGGCGAAAGAAGAATACGGACTCGCCCTTGAAGAAATGGCCGACGCATCCGAGGGCTTCTCGTTCACGAACATTAACGGAGAAGTCACGTTCGAACCGCAAGCAGAAATTAGTTATGTTTTAGAGGCAAGAATAGAGGAAATGTTTACACTTGTGTTGAATAGAGTGCAAAAGGTAGGCGTCCCGACGCTCAGTGGAGGATATCTCCTCTGCGGTGGGGCCGCTGCTTTACCTGGCATCCAAGAATTGGCGACTCGTGTTATGGGTCAAACGACGAGACTGTATCAGCCTTCGTCGATTGGCGTCAGACACCCGAAATACGCGACCGCGGTCGGCGTCCTCAAGTACGTGCTTATGAGCGATCATCACGTCTCGAAGTCACGACTTGAAAAGCCGGAAGAGCGCGTGACCGTCACGAAACCGGACGGCACGATGCCAAACGACCACGACCACGAACACGACGTGGATTTGGAGCGGGACGATCGCGAAACGAAAAATGGATTTGGCCGCTTAATGGAAAAACTATTTGGCGTGTAA